The following are from one region of the Paenibacillus protaetiae genome:
- a CDS encoding FusB/FusC family EF-G-binding protein, producing MSQPFIRNHQYNYIKKQVGQLQRAFNTSSDPKVILSLRDEVQAKVLELFPTSREAQQPLLEAISSLQTAEECRSYVNSLEPYVAEMPQVTDNQLKKLFPKVKKLKTPSLEALDFRYVTYMGWTDIASGKMYLAYPHHNQLAGIEGRFTPTNKKGVCFVCSKHEEVALFTAITKSKPANASPDYYKAIGNYICLNSETCNRNITDVAALDKFFHDVLAK from the coding sequence ATGAGTCAACCATTCATTAGAAACCATCAATATAATTATATTAAAAAGCAAGTCGGTCAGCTGCAGCGCGCATTCAACACGTCTTCCGATCCGAAAGTCATCCTGTCGCTGCGCGACGAGGTTCAAGCCAAAGTATTGGAGCTTTTCCCGACATCCCGCGAGGCGCAGCAGCCATTGCTTGAGGCCATTTCCTCGCTTCAAACGGCAGAGGAATGCCGGTCCTATGTAAACTCGCTGGAGCCATACGTGGCGGAGATGCCTCAAGTAACGGATAACCAGCTTAAAAAACTGTTTCCAAAAGTAAAAAAGCTGAAAACGCCTAGCTTGGAGGCGCTCGACTTCCGTTATGTCACTTATATGGGCTGGACAGACATCGCTTCAGGCAAAATGTATCTTGCCTATCCTCATCACAATCAGCTGGCCGGCATTGAAGGAAGATTTACGCCGACCAATAAAAAAGGCGTATGTTTTGTATGCAGCAAGCATGAAGAGGTCGCGCTGTTTACCGCCATTACCAAATCGAAACCGGCAAACGCGTCCCCCGATTATTACAAAGCGATCGGCAACTATATTTGCTTAAACAGCGAAACCTGCAACCGGAATATAACCGATGTCGCCGCTTTGGATAAATTTTTCCATGATGTGCTGGCAAAATGA